One Burkholderia sp. 9120 genomic window, CCGAGCCACAGGGAAACACCAGCACTTTCACTTTCTTCGTCATGTCTTCAACATCCAATGGATATACCTGCAATGCACAGGTACGTCGGCGCACGCTTTCACGCGTGTGCGGGCCGGGTCCGTTCGCCTGGCGAGTCGCGCTCCGCCAGCTTCGCGGCCAGAAACCCGGCCATCTGTTCGATCTGATCGGGAGCGAGACGCTGATCGCACGGTATGAACAGCGTGCGCTTCGCCAACTCGCGCTCGAGGGGCGGCGCGCTGTCGTTTGTGGCGACTTCCGGCCAGTAGCCCGGCGTGTAGATGCGTTCGCCGAATAGCGTTTCGCGCAACCCGTCGGGCGCGCGGAACAACGGATAGCACAGCGGCACAGAGTCCGGATGACGCGCCAGCGCGGACGGGTTGTACGCGCGCAACCGGCTGTGCAGCAGGTCATAGTTGGCGCGGCGCCGGCGCTGCACCGATTCATAGTCGATGCCGCTCAGCATGTGCCGCGTGAGCGCCGACATGCGTTGCGGTTCCTGCCCGCTCAAGCTCTGTTCCGCTGCGGCGTAATCCGCGTAGCCGGTTTCGGCGTCGAAGGCGAGGCGCTTCAGAAGGTGCGCACTGCGATCCAGCGATCCCGTATCGATCTGCGTGGGCTCGCTGAGCGCGGCGCGCCCGATCAGATAACCCCCATCCGGCACACCGACGAATTTTCGCGGCGAGTACAGGTTGGCGAGACAGTCGCGCGGCATGGCGAACAAGGCTTGCGCGTTGTCGATCAGCACCCGTTCGGGGGGGAAGCGGCGCAGCACATCGTCCACCTGCGAATCGCAGAGTCCGAAGTAATTCACATAGAGCAGCCACTCGTCGGCGGCGACGTCCGCGGCTTGCACGTAAAAATCGCGGTCGATCGAATAGCGCTTGATCGCGACGCCGGCGGCATGCAGCGGCTCGATCGCGCTGTCGCAGATATACCAGGGCAGCCACACCGCGGCGGGGCGCTGCACTTGCAGCAAAGCAAGCAAGGCCGCACGCGATGATTGATAGCGCAACGCGTCCGCGTGTAATTCGGCCCCGTCATAGCGCAGCTCGAACTGCAGATACCCGCCGATCGCCGGGCGGTCCTCCGCCTGGCCGCTCATGCGGCCTCCCGCGCGCACAGCATGTCCTTGACCTGAGACGGGCCGTTGAACATCAGCACGTCGAGAATGGACAGCGCGGGAATGAACGGTGTGCCGCCCTGCGGATAGCTTCGCAAGTCCGGCTCGATGAACGCCAGTTCGATGCCGGCCGCCGTGAACGTGTCCGCACTGTAGAGCGCACGGCCGCCGGGCAGATTCACATAGGCGGTCGCGTGTTCGGCGCGGCAAATGTCGAGCACGCGCTCCACGCTTTTCAGTTGTGCGTTCGCGTAAATCGTCGACGACGGCACGAACTCCGTACGGATACCCACGTAGTCGCAGATGGCCGTGACACTGCGCGCCGCCAGCTCGCCGATATCGTGTGCCGGCGCCGACAGGATTCGCACAATCAGGTCGCTGACCGGCGCGTAGTAGGGCGCTCTCGCGTACGCGTGGCGAACCTGTTCGAGCGTCTTGCGCAGCCAGACGCCCGGCGGTTGCACCGCCACCTCGTTGATTTTCAGGCTCGGACTCGCGCCGGAAAGCGGCACGGTCAGATAGCGGATCTCGTCGCCGAGCGCAATCCGGTTACGGTTGATCCAACCGTTCTTGATGAAATTCACGTCGTCGTAGAAGACGAATCGATCGCTGGCCGCCGCGAGCTGAAAATACCCTATGTACGGAAACAGATAGGGCTGCATGATCGCGAGCTTCATGCTTTGTCAGCCGGCGATCAGACCGACGATCCGTTCGAGCATGTCATCCGTCAGGCCCGGGAAAATCGGCAGACACAGCACTTGCTGCGAGACCCCGTGCGCGACCGGCAGGTTTTCACGACGCGCCGACGGCAGTCCACGATAGATCGGGAATTCCGAAATCAGCGGATAGAAATATCGCCGTGCGTAGATCTCGTGGTCGCGCATCTTCTGATACAGCGCGTCGCGGCTGATCGGATAGTCGGGTTCGACGAGGATCGGGAAGTAGGAGTGGTTCGCGACCTTTTCGCCGGTCTTCGGCAGGCAGCGAATGCCCGGAATGTCGCGCAGCCGTTCGCGGTAGAGCGCGTCGATCTGCGCGCGGCGCGCCAGCGCCTCGTCGATATGCTTGAGTTGCAGCAAGCCGAACGCCGCGTTGATCTCGCTCATCTTGCCGTTGATGCCCGAGGCCACCACCGTCACTTCATCCACGAAACCGAAGTTCTTCAGATGATCGATGCGCTGTTTGGTCTTCGCGTCCTGACAGATGATCGCGCCGCCTTCGAACGTGTTGAAGACTTTGGTGGCGTGAAAACTGAGCACCGCGAGGTCGCCATGTTGCAACACGCTGCCGCTATCGGTTTGCACGCCGAATGCGTGGGCCGCGTCGTAGATCACCTTCAGGTTGTAGTTGTCGGCGATTTTCTGGATGGCGTCGACATTGCAGGGCTTGCCGTAGCAATGCACGGGCATGATCGCGGTGGTTTGCGGCGTGATGGCCGCCTCGATCTTGGCCGGGTCGAGATTCAGCGTATCCGGATCGATGTCGACGAACACCGGCTTGATGCCGTTCCACACCAGCGAGTGGGCGGTGGCGACGAACGAATAGGGCGTCGTGATCACTTCACCGGTCACGCGCAGCGCCTGCAACGCGGTGAGCAGCGCGAGCGTGCCGTTGGTAAAGAGCGCGAGATGCTTCACGCCGAGATACTCGCAAAGCGCCGCTTCGAACTGCTGGTGAAACGGACCGCCGTTGGTCAATATCTTGCTGTCCCAGATCTGCTGCAGATAGGGAATGAATTCGTCGAGCGGCGCGAGGTGCGGCTGCGTGACATAAATACGCTCGTCGATTGGCTGCTCGAACGCCTTCAGCGGCAAGGCTGCATTCATTTCGATTCCCCTGTCTGCGACGGCGCGGAAGTCTCGACGGCGACGCCGTCCAGTTCCTGCGCGAGTACTTCGAACGCGGCGGCGGGTTCGCCGGCGCACCAGCGTTCCCACATGGTCCGCACGGCGCGCGAGACGCCGGCCGCGACCACATTGGTGTGAAACGCGGGCGACGCCAGGCAGCGCGCGCGCAAACCGTTGCGGATGGCCGCCAGCGCGGGAATGTCCGCGGCCAGCGCGATGCCCTTTGTGACGAATTCGGCTTTGTCGGCGGCCACGAACTGTTCGAGCCCGACTTGCGACAGCCAGCCCATTGCCGCGCGGGCCGGCAGCGTATTGCCGGCGATGGTGAGCGTCGGCACGCCCATCCACAGCGAGTTCAGCACCGTGGTGGAACCCGTGTAGGGGTACGTATCCAGGCAGATGTCGACGTGGAAATGCTGCTGCAGGTAGACCGGGATGCTCGAACGCGGCTGGAAGGTCAGCCGGTCGCTCGTAATGCCTTCGCTCGCGAACCAGCCGGTCAGGAGCTGGCGGTCCTCGTCGGTCGCGCTGGCGCCCAGTTGCATGCGTGAAGACGGCACGGCATGCAGCAATTCAGCCCACAGCGCGATCACGTCGCGGCGCAGCTTGTTGAGCCGGTTGAAGCTGCCGAAGGTGATATAGCCCTGGTGCATCGCGGGCAGCAGATTGACCGGCGGCGCGTTTTCTTCCGGCAGGAAGGCGGCGCTGGCCGGAATCTGCACGACTTTTTCCGAGAACTGTTGCTCCATCGGACCGAACGGCAAAGCGAACCGGTCCGCGAGGTAATAGTCCATGGCGCTCAGGCCGGTGGTCGCCGGGTAGCCCATCCAGCTCACCTGAATCGGCGCGGGCTTGCGCGCGAACGTCAGGAGCCGGTTACGGCCCGTATGGCCGGACAGATCGAACAGAACGTCGATACGATCGTCGCGGATCTTGTTGGCGAGCTGAACGTCCGGCATGCCGGTGACCTGATGCCATTCGGCCGCGCACTGACGCATCTTGCGCGTGTAATCGTCTTCGAGGATGTGGTTGCTGTACACATGCAGAGACAGCGTCGGATCCTGGGCCAAATGCTCCATGATCGGCAGCAGGTAGGACGCTACCGCGTGGCGGAACAGATCGCCCGACACAAGGCCGATCTTCAGCTTGCGCTCCGGCGCCCGCTTGTTCACGTGACGCGGCCATTGCGACAGCACCGGCGCTTCGTGACGTTGCGCGAACTTGAGATGCTCCGCGAACAGCACGTCCGGATCGATGTCGGGATTGTGATTGAGCGCGAACAGATAGTTGTCGCCCGCGATCGCGTCCTTCGGGTCTTTCTCCAACGCCATGCGGAAGCTTTCCTCGGCGTCGCCCACCAGCCCGAGATCGAGCTGCAACACACCGAGCGTGCTGCGCGCGGTGGAACTGTCCGGCGCCAGTTCGATGGCGCGCCGTGCCGCGGCGAGGCCCTCGGCCACACGGCCCTGATGCACCAGCGACATGCCGAAGATACGCTGTGCTTCGGCATATCCCGGGTTGATCGCGAGAATCGCGCGACAGACGGTTTCGCAGTCTTTGTGCAGGCCTTTCAGGCGCAGCGTGTCCGCCAGGACGGTGCGGCTTTCGAGTTCTTCCGGGATCAGTTCTTCCGCTTTCCTCAGCGGTTCGAGTGCTTCGTCGTAGCGGCCCAGACGGTGCAGCGCGATGCCGAGCCAGCGCCACGCTATGCCGTCAGCCGGAAAACGCTGGGTCAGCGAGCGGGCCAGTTTGAGCGCCTCGGCGATCTGGCCGCGGTTGTACAACGAGGTGTACCGGTTGGTTTCCTGCTGGCTGACGCGCCGGCCCGAGGCAATCGTGGACTTGACCGGCGCGGCGGCCGGCTTGCCGGTGTCGCCTTGCGTGTCGGCCACAGCGTCGGTGTCCAGTGCGGGGCTCGGCTCGTTCACGGCATACGTGGGAATCACCGAGCCCGGGCTTGCCAGCCGCACGATCAGGCCATCCACGGCAGGGCCCTTCAAGCCTTGTTTCTGCCCCATCTCCAGTGCGAGCCACGCGGCGGCGGATTCGCCGGCGTCGATCAACGCGCCGATATAAGCCGTCCAGTATTGGCCGTTGTGCGGTTGCTGACCCAGCGCCAACTCGAGGTGGCTCAAGGCGTCTTTGGGGCGGCTGGTTTGCACCAGCAGCACGCCCAGATCGTAAAGCGCATCCGCGTGAAGCGGCTTCGCGTCGAGGATCGCCCGATAGAGCGCTTCGGCGTCGTCGAATTCGGCCTTGTGATGGTGCTCGAGCGCTGTCTGCAAGACGAGCGCGATGTCTTGCTCGAGTTGCTGGTCGGGCGTCAAGGGTTCGGCGGTCGGCTGCTCGTACAGGTGCGTCATGGTCTCAGCGCGGAATGGTCTATGAAGGAAATTGTGCGACGGGGACGGGGTTTCCGATGCGCGGAGATGACGGTAAAAACGCCGCCTGTTTAGCGTATGGACGGGCGGGCGCGGGCGCCGGATACAAGAAAAAAGCCCGCACAAGGCGGGCTGAGGGAACGAGCGCGTCTCACTTCGACGCGTAGTTCTTATTGTCGGGTTGTAGGCGGGGACCCGGTGCCGGCGTCCGCTTGCCTCGCGGCAGAACGACGGCTCTCAGGTTCCGCGGTAAGTCGGCTTACATGCGCGCCATGCGCTGGTACTCGCCGGCTGCCTTGGCGCGTCCCATTGCCGCTTCGAACTCGATATGCAGTTCGTTTTGCGTCGTTTCGGCTTCCACGAGCAGCGCCGCGTCCATGGTCTGGATCTGGCGGATCTTCTGCAGCGCGGCCGGTTCCTGCTCCGCCACCAGCGACATCAGCAGCGGCGAGCGAGCTTCGATCAGGCGGGCCGCTTCCGGCCAGTCGGCCAGCGACGCCGCCTGGGTGATTTCCTGTGTCATCGACAGCAGGCGGTCGACCAATTCCGTCTGGTTCATGGTGTGCGCGTCCTTTCTGCCCGACCGTTACTGGCTGTTGGCGGTGGCCAGCGCACCGGCGCTGTTGGCGCCACCGAACAGGGCGGTCAGGTATTGCGAGTTGCTGTTTGCACTCGCCATTAACGTGTTCAGCGCCGTGAACTGCGCCTGATACTGGCTCGTCAACTGCGCCGTGTAGTCGGCGAGCGCGCTTTGCTGCGAGGCGACGCTCTTCAGATCGGTGTTCAGCCCGGTGTTCTGGGTGTCGATGATGCCGCCGGTCTGCGTGAACGTCGTGATGTCGTTGTTCAACTGCGCGGCAATGCCGGTGGTCGAGTTGAACAGCGAGGCGACCGTTGCCGGGTTGGCCGTCAGCGCGGTGGTCAGTGTCGGGCTGTCGACCACCAGGGTGCCGTCCGCCGGATCGTCTTTCAGCGTGATGCCGATCGACGCCAGCGTCGTGCCGGTGCTGCCCGAGCCGACCGCGCCGCCGACCACCGAGGCCAGTGCGTTCTGGATTGTCAGCAGCGTCGAGTCGCCCAGCAGCGGGCCTTGCGACGATGACGACGAGTTATACGAGGTGAGCGTGGCCATCGTCGTGACGACGGTGTTGTACAGGCTCACGAAGTTGTTGATCGCGCTGCTTTCCGCCGTCGTGTCCGGCGTAACGTTCAGCGTCTGCGACGTGCTGACGGCCGCCGCCGACAGATTCAGCGTGACGCCCGAAATGGCGCTCGTTACCGAGTTGCTTGCGCTGGTCGCGGCGATGCCGTTGATCGAGAACTCCGCGTCCTGCGCGAAGGTGCTTTGCGACCAGGCGCTGCTCGTATTCGCCGAGGTAATGGTCGACTGACCGCCCGTCGTGCTGGCCGTCGACGTCACGCCGAGGCTCGACAGCCCGTTGTCGCTCGTGACGTTGGTCGTCACGTTGATCACGTTGGCCGCGCCGCTGTTCGCCGAGCGCAGCACGAGGTGAGCGCCGTCCGTGCCGGTCACGACGGTAGCCGTCACGCCGGGGTTGCCGCTGGCGCCGTTGATCGCGGCCGCAATGCCGGACAGCGTGTTGTTGGTGCTGTCGATGTTGACGTTCACCGTCTGGCTGCCGAGCCCGATCGTCAACGTGCCCGTGCCGAGTTGCGTGGTCGCGCCGAACGCCGCCGACGACAACGCCTGCGAACCGGCGATCTGTTGCACGGCAACCGTATAGCTGCCGGCCACGGCGCCCTTGCCGGCCGTAGCGGTCAGGCCGGTGCCGCTGGCGGTGGCGGTGAACGTGGACAACGTCGAACCGCTCGCCAGCCCGGCGATGCCGGATTGGAGTGCGCTCAACGCGGCGCTCAGTGCGCCGTACGCGGAGAGTTTGGTGTTGTCGCTGGTTTGTTGCGCCGTCAACGCCGCGGCTTGTCCCGCGGTCTTGGCGTTCACGAGTGCCGTGACGAGCGTCGACACGTCCATCGACGAATTGCCTGTCGAGCCGCTGATGATCGACTGAGCGGCCGACTGCAGCGCAGCGTTAGCGCTCGCTGTAGAAGACGTGGTTGAGATCGAGGACATGCAGAGGCTCCAGGCGTCTAGGAATCTGAAATTGGGTAGTGCGGGATGCTACAGCATCGGGTGTTGCAAATGCACATCGGGAGGCGAGCCTCCCGTTGCTTGAAACCCGACTGCGCGCCGTCTCCTGATAGCGCGGCGCGCAGCCGGTATTACGTCAGCTCTTATTGCAGGAGCTTCAGAACTTGCTGCGGGTTCGAGTTAGCTTGCGCCAACACCGAGATACCAGCTTGTTGCAGCACTTGCGCCTTGCTCAGGTTCGCCGTTTCTTGCGCGAAGTTGGCGTCCGTGATTTGCGACTGTGCCGACGACAGGTCGGTCGACTCAGCTTGCTGCGACGTGGCGATTGCCGTGAAGCGGTTTTGCGCGGCGCCCAGCGATGCTTGCAGGTTGTTGACCGTTTGCAGAGCGTTGTCGATGGAGACCATCGCTTCGTTCGCGCCGGTCACCGTGCCGATGTTCAGGCCCGAAACCGTCGGCGGGTTGTTGATCGCGTTGATCTGCGCAACCGATGCCGTTGCCACGCCCGAAGCCGTTGCACCCATTGCCGTCGCCAGCGTGGTGTTCAGCGTCAGGTTGGTGACCGCCGTGCCCGTACCCGCGGCAGTGCCTGCCGAGAAAATGTTGGAAACCGCGCCCGACGAGATCGCCTGGTTGTTCTGGTCCGTGAACGTGTAACCACCCTTGCCGTCCGACAGAACGTTCACCGAGGTGATCGTTGCGCCCGTGCTGGTGTACGTACCGGTCGAATCCGTGCTGATCGCAACCGTGCCGACCGTTTGACCGGTTTGCACCAGGCCGCCGCCGATCTTCGCTGCCGACATCGACTGGCTCAGGTTCAGGCTGATCGTCTGACCGACGTTCGCGCCGACCTGGAACGTCACGCTACCCGCCGAGCCGTCCAGAATGTTCGTGCCGTTGTACGTCGTTTGCGACGCGATACGGTTCACTTCCTGGATCTGTGCCGAAACTTCCTGTTGCAGTGCTGCCTGGTCGCTCGACGACAGCGTGCCGGTCGACGCTTGCACGGCCAACTGGCGAATACGTTGCAGGCTGGCGGTCAGCGATGACAGTGCGCTCGACGCGGTTTGAATCATCGACACGCCGTCGTTGGCGTTCGACACGCCTTGATTCAGACCGTTGATCTGCGTTTGCATACGCGTCGAGATCGCCAGACCTGCTGCATCGTCGGCCGCGCTGTTGATCCGCTTACCCGACGACAAACGCGTGATGGCTTGCGAGAGGGCGCTTTGCGAGCCATTAAGGTTTTGCTGTGCAACCAGCGAGTTGATGTTGCTATTGATTCCGAGCATGAAAATCTCCTAAATAAGCCTTGAGCCCAATACGCCACGTTGGCATCGGCGGAAGCACTCGTTCATTGCTGGCCGCCTCAGTGAAGGTTGACGGCGCGTTAAAAAAAAACTTGAGGCAATTTGTTCGAAGTCTTCCCAATTGTTTTACCGGCGCGACACCGTGCGAAACCGCTGGGAGGCGCTTGCAGCCTTGCTCGGCGCGCTCACTGCAGGTATTGAAAAGAGGGCGTATTCTCGTTTTTTCTTGTAACAAACTCGGGAGAAATCATGCAGAAACGCAAGGTTGGAAGATCCGAATTGCAGGTCGCGCCGCTCATGTTTGGCGGCAATGTTTTCGGCTGGACCGCGGATGAAGCGACCTCGTTTTCCATTCTGGATGCGTTCGTCGACGCCGGTCTCGACTTCATCGATACCGCCGACGTCTACTCCGCGTGGGTGCCGGGCAACCGGGGCGGCGAGTCGGAGACCATCATCGGCAAGTGGTTCCGGCAGAGCGGCAAGCGCGACCGGATCGTGCTGGCGACCAAGGTCTCTAAGCATCCGCAGCGTCTGGGGTTGTCGGCGGCCAACATTCAGGCAGCGGTCGAAGATTCGCTGCGACGCCTGCAAACGGATTACATCGACATCTATTTTTCCCACGACGACGACACGGCCACACCGCTCGCCGAAACGCTCGGTGCTTATCAGAAGCTGATCGAGGCCGGCAAGGTGCGGGTGATCGGCGCGTCGAACTATGGCGGCGCGCGGATCGAGGCGGCGCTGGCGGTGTCGCGTCAGCACGGACTGCCCGAATATCAGCTGCTGCAGCCGGAGTACAACCTGTATGATCGCGCCGCGTATGAACGCGACAACGAACCGGTCGCATTGGCCAATCAGCTCGGGGTGGTCGTGTACTACAGCCTTGCGAGCGGCTTTCTGTCCGGTAAATATCGATCGACGACGGATCTGGCGAACAAGGTGCGCGGCGGCCGCGTCGAAAAGTATCTGAACGAACGCGGCTTGCGGATTCTCGGCGCGCTCGACCGGGTCGCCGACCAGCATGGCAGCACGCCGGCCACCGTCGCCCTGGCCTGGTTGATCGCGCGGCCCAGCGTGACGGCGCCGATTGCCAGCGCGACCTCGGTCGAGCAGCTGAAAAGCCTCGTGGCGGCCGTCCACCTGATGCTCACTGGCGCCGATATTCGCGAGCTGGACGAGGCGAGTGCGTGACGCTCGGATGGCCTGGCGCAATCGCTAAACCCCTGGTAGGATGGAGAGTTTCCTGATATCATCGGGAGTGAATTGAGATCTTTGCCTGTTCCGTCAATGTTTTTCGTTGATGAAAGGTTGGCGAAACGGCAACAGACGCGGCTTTTTGCATTAACGTCTGTCCGCGTTCGGCGGTGAACTCCCCACCTCTCTTTTCCGGCCTCCGTGGCCGCTTTGCCTCTCGTTTCATTCGTGGTTTGGCCGGGTTCTGCCCGCGTTTGCCTGTTACTGGCCATGAATCGAAACGACCGGAGGGCCGGCGCGTGAGCGGTTTCCCGCCACGCAAATTAACCCGTATCAAGTGATTGATTTAGGAATTACATGACGACGATTCTTCTGAAGGAAAACGAGCCGTTCGAAGTGGCGATTCGCCGCTTTCGTCGCGCAATCGAAAAGAATGGCCTGATCGCTGAACTGCGTGAGCGCCAATCGTACGAAAAGCCGACTACGGCACGTA contains:
- a CDS encoding WbqC family protein: MKLAIMQPYLFPYIGYFQLAAASDRFVFYDDVNFIKNGWINRNRIALGDEIRYLTVPLSGASPSLKINEVAVQPPGVWLRKTLEQVRHAYARAPYYAPVSDLIVRILSAPAHDIGELAARSVTAICDYVGIRTEFVPSSTIYANAQLKSVERVLDICRAEHATAYVNLPGGRALYSADTFTAAGIELAFIEPDLRSYPQGGTPFIPALSILDVLMFNGPSQVKDMLCAREAA
- the vioA gene encoding dTDP-4-amino-4,6-dideoxy-D-glucose aminotransferase VioA; its protein translation is MNAALPLKAFEQPIDERIYVTQPHLAPLDEFIPYLQQIWDSKILTNGGPFHQQFEAALCEYLGVKHLALFTNGTLALLTALQALRVTGEVITTPYSFVATAHSLVWNGIKPVFVDIDPDTLNLDPAKIEAAITPQTTAIMPVHCYGKPCNVDAIQKIADNYNLKVIYDAAHAFGVQTDSGSVLQHGDLAVLSFHATKVFNTFEGGAIICQDAKTKQRIDHLKNFGFVDEVTVVASGINGKMSEINAAFGLLQLKHIDEALARRAQIDALYRERLRDIPGIRCLPKTGEKVANHSYFPILVEPDYPISRDALYQKMRDHEIYARRYFYPLISEFPIYRGLPSARRENLPVAHGVSQQVLCLPIFPGLTDDMLERIVGLIAG
- a CDS encoding glycosyltransferase family 41 protein; amino-acid sequence: MTHLYEQPTAEPLTPDQQLEQDIALVLQTALEHHHKAEFDDAEALYRAILDAKPLHADALYDLGVLLVQTSRPKDALSHLELALGQQPHNGQYWTAYIGALIDAGESAAAWLALEMGQKQGLKGPAVDGLIVRLASPGSVIPTYAVNEPSPALDTDAVADTQGDTGKPAAAPVKSTIASGRRVSQQETNRYTSLYNRGQIAEALKLARSLTQRFPADGIAWRWLGIALHRLGRYDEALEPLRKAEELIPEELESRTVLADTLRLKGLHKDCETVCRAILAINPGYAEAQRIFGMSLVHQGRVAEGLAAARRAIELAPDSSTARSTLGVLQLDLGLVGDAEESFRMALEKDPKDAIAGDNYLFALNHNPDIDPDVLFAEHLKFAQRHEAPVLSQWPRHVNKRAPERKLKIGLVSGDLFRHAVASYLLPIMEHLAQDPTLSLHVYSNHILEDDYTRKMRQCAAEWHQVTGMPDVQLANKIRDDRIDVLFDLSGHTGRNRLLTFARKPAPIQVSWMGYPATTGLSAMDYYLADRFALPFGPMEQQFSEKVVQIPASAAFLPEENAPPVNLLPAMHQGYITFGSFNRLNKLRRDVIALWAELLHAVPSSRMQLGASATDEDRQLLTGWFASEGITSDRLTFQPRSSIPVYLQQHFHVDICLDTYPYTGSTTVLNSLWMGVPTLTIAGNTLPARAAMGWLSQVGLEQFVAADKAEFVTKGIALAADIPALAAIRNGLRARCLASPAFHTNVVAAGVSRAVRTMWERWCAGEPAAAFEVLAQELDGVAVETSAPSQTGESK
- the fliT gene encoding flagellar protein FliT: MNQTELVDRLLSMTQEITQAASLADWPEAARLIEARSPLLMSLVAEQEPAALQKIRQIQTMDAALLVEAETTQNELHIEFEAAMGRAKAAGEYQRMARM
- the fliD gene encoding flagellar filament capping protein FliD, whose protein sequence is MSSISTTSSTASANAALQSAAQSIISGSTGNSSMDVSTLVTALVNAKTAGQAAALTAQQTSDNTKLSAYGALSAALSALQSGIAGLASGSTLSTFTATASGTGLTATAGKGAVAGSYTVAVQQIAGSQALSSAAFGATTQLGTGTLTIGLGSQTVNVNIDSTNNTLSGIAAAINGASGNPGVTATVVTGTDGAHLVLRSANSGAANVINVTTNVTSDNGLSSLGVTSTASTTGGQSTITSANTSSAWSQSTFAQDAEFSINGIAATSASNSVTSAISGVTLNLSAAAVSTSQTLNVTPDTTAESSAINNFVSLYNTVVTTMATLTSYNSSSSSQGPLLGDSTLLTIQNALASVVGGAVGSGSTGTTLASIGITLKDDPADGTLVVDSPTLTTALTANPATVASLFNSTTGIAAQLNNDITTFTQTGGIIDTQNTGLNTDLKSVASQQSALADYTAQLTSQYQAQFTALNTLMASANSNSQYLTALFGGANSAGALATANSQ
- a CDS encoding flagellin translates to MLGINSNINSLVAQQNLNGSQSALSQAITRLSSGKRINSAADDAAGLAISTRMQTQINGLNQGVSNANDGVSMIQTASSALSSLTASLQRIRQLAVQASTGTLSSSDQAALQQEVSAQIQEVNRIASQTTYNGTNILDGSAGSVTFQVGANVGQTISLNLSQSMSAAKIGGGLVQTGQTVGTVAISTDSTGTYTSTGATITSVNVLSDGKGGYTFTDQNNQAISSGAVSNIFSAGTAAGTGTAVTNLTLNTTLATAMGATASGVATASVAQINAINNPPTVSGLNIGTVTGANEAMVSIDNALQTVNNLQASLGAAQNRFTAIATSQQAESTDLSSAQSQITDANFAQETANLSKAQVLQQAGISVLAQANSNPQQVLKLLQ
- a CDS encoding aldo/keto reductase, producing the protein MQKRKVGRSELQVAPLMFGGNVFGWTADEATSFSILDAFVDAGLDFIDTADVYSAWVPGNRGGESETIIGKWFRQSGKRDRIVLATKVSKHPQRLGLSAANIQAAVEDSLRRLQTDYIDIYFSHDDDTATPLAETLGAYQKLIEAGKVRVIGASNYGGARIEAALAVSRQHGLPEYQLLQPEYNLYDRAAYERDNEPVALANQLGVVVYYSLASGFLSGKYRSTTDLANKVRGGRVEKYLNERGLRILGALDRVADQHGSTPATVALAWLIARPSVTAPIASATSVEQLKSLVAAVHLMLTGADIRELDEASA
- the rpsU gene encoding 30S ribosomal protein S21; amino-acid sequence: MTTILLKENEPFEVAIRRFRRAIEKNGLIAELRERQSYEKPTTARKRKKAAAVKRLHKRLRSQMLPKKLH